The following are encoded together in the Silurus meridionalis isolate SWU-2019-XX chromosome 2, ASM1480568v1, whole genome shotgun sequence genome:
- the dld gene encoding delta-like protein D: protein MGRLMITAILCAILSQVLCSGVFELKLQEFLNKKGITANTNCCKEEPGSAIHQCECKTFFRICLKHYQANVSPEPPCTYGGITTPVLGSNSFQVPESVSDNTFTNPVRFQFGFTWPGTFSLIIEAFHTESTEDLATENPERLISRVTTQRHLTVGEEWSQDLQVAGRTELKYSYRFVCDEHYYGEGCSVFCRPRDDAFGHFTCGERGEIICNSGWKGHYCTESICLPGCDEEHGFCDKPGECKCRVGFSGKYCDDCIRYPGCLHGTCQQPWQCNCQEGWGGLFCNQDLNYCTHHKPCQNGATCTNTGQGSYTCTCKPGFTGASCEIEVNECSGSPCRNGGSCTDLENTYSCTCPPGFYGRNCELSAMTCADGPCFNGGRCADNPDGGYFCQCPMGYAGFNCEKKIDHCSSNPCSNGAQCLDLVDSYLCQCPEGYTGTNCDDSTDECAGYPCQNGGTCHDGVNDYTCTCPPGYIGKNCSLPVNKCAHNPCHNGATCHERDNRYVCACVPGYGGRNCQFLLPENTQGQPVVEGADKRYSEDEEDNLFPWTAVCAGIILVLLLLLGCAILIVYIRIKLQQRSQQADTHNESETMNNLTNNRSREKDLTVSIIGTTQVKNTNKKVDFQSDATGVEKKGYKSRYSLVDYNLVHEHNQEDFGKEDLEKNDVKCDALESDSEEKHRKHLKSETSEKSSEAACKDTKYQSVFVISDEKDECIIATEV from the exons ATGGGGCGACTTATGATAACTGCCATCCTTTGTGCCATTCTAAGCCAG gtTTTATGCTCGGGGGTTTTTGAGTTGAAGTTGCAAGAGTTTCTCAATAAGAAAGGAATAACGGCCAACACGAACTGCTGTAAAGAAGAACCCGGGTCAGCAATTCATCAGTGCGAATGCAAAACCTTTTTTAGGATTTGCCTCAAGCATTACCAAGCGAATGTGTCCCCGGAGCCTCCGTGCACATACGGCGGAATTACTACTCCCGTTCTCGGATCAAACTCGTTCCAAGTTCCTGAGAGTGTTTCAGACAACACCTTCACCAACCCAGTCCGCTTCCAGTTTGGATTCACGTGGCCG GGCACGTTTTCACTGATTATTGAGGCATTTCATACAGAGTCTACTGAAGATCTAGCAACag AAAACCCAGAACGTCTGATCAGTCGTGTGACCACCCAGAGGCACTTGACGGTCGGTGAAGAATGGTCCCAAGATCTACAAGTGGCTGGAAGGACAGAGCTGAAGTACTCGTACAGATTTGTGTGTGATGAGCATTACTACGGAGAGGGCTGCTCGGTCTTCTGTCGTCCGCGGGACGACGCCTTCGGCCACTTCACGTGCGGAGAGCGCGGAGAAATCATCTGCAACTCCGGGTGGAAAGGCCACTACTGCACTGAGT CAATCTGTCTACCGGGATGCGACGAGGAGCATGGATTTTGTGACAAACCTGGGGAATGCAA ATGCCGGGTCGGCTTCAGTGGAAAATACTGTGACGACTGTATCCGCTATCCGGGTTGCTTACATGGGACCTGCCAACAACCATGGCAGTGCAACTGTCAAGAAGGATGGGGTGGCCTCTTCTGCAACCAAG ATCTTAATTACTGCACACACCACAAACCATGCCAGAATGGAGCCACTTGCACTAATACCGGTCAAGGCAGCTACACATGCACCTGTAAGCCTGGTTTTACAGGGGCAAGCTGTGAGATTGAGGTTAATGAGTGCTCTGGAAGCCCCTGCAGAAATGGAGGAAGCTGCACT GATCTTGAGAACACATATAGCTGCACCTGTCCTCCTGGTTTCTATGGAAGAAACTGTGAACTAAGTGCTATGACATGTGCTGATGGACCCTGTTTCAACGGTGGACGGTGTGCTGACAATCCTGATGGAGGATACTTCTGTCAGTGTCCCATGGGCTACGCCGGCTTTAATTGTGAAAAGAAGATTGATCATTGCAGCTCAAATCCATGCTCAAATG gTGCCCAATGTCTCGATCTTGTGGACTCCTATCTCTGCCAATGTCCAGAGGGTTACACAGGCACCAACTGTGATGACAGTACTGATGAATGTGCTGGCTACCCGTGTCAGAATGGAGGAACATGCCATGATGGAGTCAACGATTACACCTGTACTTGCCCACCTGGATACATTGGCAAGAACTGCAGTCTGCCGGTCAATAAGTGTGCACATAACCCTTGCCACAATGGAGCTACTTGTCATGAAAGGGATAATCGCTATGTGTGTGCCTGCGTTCCTGGGTATGGAGGACGTAATTGCCAATTCTTGCTGCCTGAAAACACTCAAGGACAGCCGGTTGTAGAGGGAGCCGATAAAAGGTACTCTGAAGACGAGGAGGACAACTTATTTCCATGGACAGCAGTCTGTGCTGGGATTATTTTGGTGCTTTTGCTCCTGCTTGGGTGCGCAATTTTGATTGTGTACATCCGCATAAAACTGCAGCAGAGAAGCCAGCAAGCTGATACTCACAATGAAAGTGAAACCATGAACAACTTGACCAACAACCGCAGTCGAGAGAAGGACCTGACCGTAAGCATTATTGGCACAACGCAGGTAAAGAATACCAACAAGAAGGTGGACTTTCAGAGTGACGCCACAGGTGTTGAAAAGAAGGGGTACAAGTCTCGCTATTCATTAGTGGATTACAATCTTGTTCATGAGCACAACCAGGAGGACTTTGGAAAAGAAGACTTGGAGAAAAACGATGTGAAATGCGATGCTCTTGAATCAGACtctgaagaaaaacacagaaaacatttaaaaag TGAGACATCAGAGAAAAGTTCTGAAGCTGCCTGCAAAGACACAAAGTACCAGTCTGTCTTTGTAATATCAGATGAAAAGGATGAATGTATTATTGCAACTGAG GTATAA